Genomic DNA from Hordeum vulgare subsp. vulgare chromosome 2H, MorexV3_pseudomolecules_assembly, whole genome shotgun sequence:
CGGCAAATGTAAGTCTTGCCTTGCCCAATGCAAATATACTTTTCCACCTCTTCTCTCTTCTGGATTTTGACATAAACACATATACAAAAACGGCAAACGTAATTCTTGTCTCTCTCCGAACAGCAAATAGGACTTCTCCACCTCTTCTCTCTTCTGGATTATCAATTTCAAAGTGTGTTTAAGCAAATGACAACCAAGTGCCAGTGTCCAGaagaaattttcaacatttttaatGTTGACTCGACAAACAAAATTAAATAAAGGAAAACAGCCTGTCTTTCATTGTTCGGAACCTCCTTCAGCTGAGATAGCAGTCCACCTAGGCATCCATCCTGCCTGCCCCTCCACCAAGCCATTACTTCCACAACAATGCTTTAGTAGATTGACACAGCTTTCCTGGCAATACGAGGCATGGTTTCCTAGGACACCGATGTGGCATTTTACTTATACAGCAGTGAcatatgcaagctccagtaacATGTCACTGCAGACGCTAATGTAGAAGTGCTGGCCGGAGAGAGTGAGAACAACGACTGGGGTTGCGGAAGAACAATCAGCTGCAACCAATCCGCGGCCAAGAAAGAGGATGCAGGAGCTTATAGCCAAATAGGGTGAAATGGAAATACACAGGGACCACATCTGGTGATAAAATAAATAGTGGAAAATCTTGTAGAGTGAGCTCCTCAAACGGATCTAGAGAATAAAGGGCAGCCTGGTTGGAGAAGCAGCGGCATATGGGTCCTGAAAAGGCCCGAGCCACACTGTGGTAGCACATAATGCTGAGCTTTGATACGTCCTCCACATGGCCTGCTGCTAGAGGGACGAATCGCTGATCAACGGTGCATGGAAGGTTTTTGAAGAAATGATCTCAAAATTTTGACCATTCAAGTTGCGCGAAAAAGTTCTCTTTGAACTTACTCTGACTTCGCTGAGGGCTTGCACCTTTGGGCGTGCGACATCCACGGCGTCCTGGGAGTCCACGAAATCAGGCAGTACTTGCTACTTTGGCGTCTCCTTGAGAGTGTGTCACTCTCCATTGAGCCTGACAACATGGTTTGGAAGTGGAACGAGGACGGCACCTACACCGCTAGATCTGCCTACCACGCATCCTTCCACGGATCGATCGCCTCCGATGACTGGAAGCTCATCTGGAAGAGCTGGGCGCCGCCTAAAGTGAAATTCTTCCACTGGCTTGCCAGCTTAGATCGCTGCTGGATGGCGGATCGACTCGCTCGGCATGGAATGCAGGACCATGCGGCATGCCCCTTGTGCGACCAGGCCCCGGAGACACTGCACCACCTCCTGCTATCTTGCCCTTCTCACGGCAGGTATGGCATGAGATCCTTGCTTGGATGCGCGTGACCTGCAGACCGCCCGACAACGAAGGCTCCCTGCTCGACTGGTGGCACCATGCTAGGCAGGACACCCCTCAGCTGATGCGCAAGGGACTTGCATCTGTGACGCTCCTGACACCTTGGATGATTTGGAAGCATAGGAACAATTGCCTTTTCGACCGCGCGCAGCCGTCCGTCCACACTCTCGTGGGCAGGATCAAAGACAAGGCCAGGCTTTGGGCCACTGCTGGTGCCGAAGGGCTTAGGCTTAGGGTTGTGCTGCCAACTTCATGGGATATGCACTAGTGACCATCCGATATGTGTAACCACCTCCTAGGAGGACTGTAATTTCACAACTATCTCTCTTTTCAATGAAATAAAACGCAAAGGTCCATTGTGTTTTCCCCAAAAAAACTTATTCTGACTGCCAAGTCATTTGACAGGGAAGGAACCTGATCTCCAAGTGGGTAGCTGGCCTGTTTCACAAATTTTCTGGCGGGTATCAATAGCTTTGGCGGACAAGTAGATTGAGCATCAAACTTCAGGGAGGTAACAAGCCTTTCTACAAATAAtagttttgatttcatttcaaatCAAATGGATTCTTGAATTTTGGCTGTCTATTTTTGGATTTTTGCAATTTATACCCAAGAACATAATGCTGCTATGCACCATTGTAGAGCATTTCGCCAATAAACTACCCTCGTGTTTAAACTAGGGGGCTCTTGCTGCCAACATAGACAAGAGACCATACAAACCAGTGAAAGGGACAACAAATTACAAAATGACCATTTTTCAGAACCGCAGTCACAAGCAGACAAGCATATTGACCTAGGTGACTATATCACTGATAATAAATCGCAAGAAATAACTGCAATGACTCAAACTCAACAGATGACCTAATAGATTTGCAAGGACAAACTGGTGAAAAAACTACTATCTCAGAAAATTATGGCGCACTATATTTTGGCATGTAGTAGTAAACCCAATGCCATTTTCCCTAGGTTCCTTTATATGATTGTATTCATATAAAAACAGAAGGGACTAAAAAACAATAGGACAAACCTGATGGGAGGGCTCCTTGCTTCCCATTGTTTATCTGCGCCTGCTTGGAGCGAAGCTTGAGCATGTCTAGTTCCACCTGCTTTAGCTTTAGTTTCACATCCAACATCTCCTGCATAATCCGTTACAACGACCATTTTAGGTCGCTAGAAGATCCCAAATAGAAAACAAGTTAATAAAGAATAGCTCACATCTTTTACTGGTTTGTTACTGTAATTGACACCATCTTCACGAACAGAAGACCCACTCTTGGACTGTGCAGGGCTGCTAATTTGCTGACTTTGCAAAACATCAGTTCCTGAATTTAGCCGCATATTTAACTGGGACAATTTGTCAGATGCTGATACATGTCCTTTTAATGAGTTTGCATGCCGTGCTGGTTCAGAAACTGATGCAGGTGAGCTCTTCACCTCGGATGTGAACTCATTCAAACTTTGTGAACCAAAACTTTTCACTGGCAGTGTTGAAGTAGACTTCTGGCTAATAACATCTCCAACTTGATGACGATTACGCTCCACATCACCAAAATTCAACCGACCGGTCAGCCTGCTTCTGTTGGATTTCTCCCTGGGCTCATGTGCATGTGCTGTATTGACATCTGGGTAACTACTGGAGAAGTTTCCAGAATTTGCTCTGTCAAATAAATCGCCTTCTGTACTTGAGTTAACAAGGCATCTTCGTTCATGCTCAGACACCATTAACTTGGCCTTCTTATGCATTATGTTTTCAACATGCATGTTGTCAGTTTCTGTAGGTAAACCTTGATCCTCCGTAGCAGGCTTCCCTAGCCTGTCCCAAACATTGCGGGGCCTTCTCATGGATTCTGGCACTTCACCATCATCAGTTCCCACGGCCACAGGAAAACGTCTTGTGGAGGAATTTCCACCAAGATGCTCATCATGGGGTTCCTCTGCATTAGGTTTTCGAACAACAGTAAATCAATATAAAATAATATCCATTTTGATCTTTTGGCAAACTGCCGACCCCAAAACTTAAACCCAGGACTGCTAGTGTAGTTTCCCAAATCAATGGAGTACAGAAAGGAATATGGCTCAGCTCAAGGTAGTATCAGTAATTTTGGTATTTTGGACTTTTGGTAAACAGCAGCATAGTTATCATTTCAACTCTACAATCTAGTATTCAAGGATAAGGAATGTTGAGAAACATAACATAGGATCAAAGTATGTACAAATTGCAAAATCATACAGTTTCTCAAAATATTGTTTGCCAAAAAAAggatactccctccgtacctaaatataagtcttttaagatatttcattaggtgtctacatacggagcaaaatgaatgaatctatactctaaagtatgtctatatacatccgtatgtagtccattagttgaaactctagaaagacttatatttaggaacggagggagtagaagataTGCACTAAGAAAGTCATCGTTTAGATCAGAGGACAACACTATGGAGTTATAAAGCCCATCTATGGTATTATTGCCTTTAAGGTAGCCTCTGTAATGTACTTTAGCAGTGTGGACATTTCAGGCAAAAACAATTATTCTCTTTTTAATAAAACAATGTTTGAatcccttctttgttcaatccatCTACAAGCAAAAAGACAGACAGGACCATTTTTTCGTATACTCTCAGGCACACCTTCAATCTTGAACTCTCATTCGGAATTGAGTTGAGACAAGCCAAATTGGACACCAAGAGCCTGAATCAGTACAGCACTTCAACAAACTGGGCAGCCACATGAAATAAGTCCTTTTAAGGGACATTTGTGAGAAACTTACCCACTTCAACTTTCTAGGAATGCATACACAACttccataactaagggaaatcacATGTTGCTTGTATGTATAGAACTTAAAAGGAAAATGATTTTTCATAAGTTAAGGTAGGATTATCAGAACCTTAATTCCACTTAAAGTCACACCTAAGCATGCAAGCTAACCAGGGGATGTTAGATAAAACAAGAGCAGCACACGACTCCAAAAGAAGATTGTTTGCAGACCATCTTGAATCATATTCAGGCAAGATAATTTTAACAGAGAACTATAGGGATGCCCGGAGAGTGTATATTTATTGatatagaagaaaaaaaatacaagaCTAAATACAAGGATATTTACAGAGATATTCATACAACTTTGGAAGGACATTAACCCGCAAAGTAAGAAAGCATCGTTATCTTCTTTAAAACCCGAGTTGCCTAGCCTTATAGAGGCTggtgaacattttttttaagtggaAGAAAATGCAGCATACAGTAAAAAATACTAAGTACAAACAAAATGTTCAGAGGAAAAAAGAGAGCTGGTTTTGATAAAGGGATGTGCAAGTAACATATAGATGTGGTCCTGTATAGAATACATGGCACGAGACATTTAGTACTTCTCGTGGGTGTATTGAGTAGTTTCAAGTAGCTATCATATGCCAGATAGTTCAAGAACATATTGCCCTAGAATTGAGCTGtcaaataagaagaaaaaaatgCTTGCCTTGCATCAATGTATGTTCAGTCTTTGCAGCTACACCAGACTGCCGCATGGAAGAACTTCTGCCACCTGTTGAACTCCAATCTTTCTGCTCTGACATAGAATCATCAAGTTAGATGTATCCTTTCCATAGCACAAACTACAAATGTAGGTACTTAACAACAGAGGCATGGCCTATTGAGTATTTACCTTCTGATGCTGGCCCTCCCAATAACATTCGTCACCAGCCAACATTTTAGGGGAAATGATAACAGTTGAACTAATGCGTCGCTGAGCCACATTTTGGCCTTTAGTTAAATCAAGCTTGTGAAGGCCATTATGCTCTTGTGGTACTAAGATATTTGAGTTTACCTGGTCAACAGTGGATGAGTTTGACTGAGTGTTCATAAGTCATGGTACGTGCATAATTTGGGCATTTTGACATGAAAGAAGTAACCGGATGCTCAATTAAGTTGAACTAGTCGATATGACGAAGACAATTAAATGTTGTGTGGCTACTGATGATTGTAAGAGGAAAGAGAGTACGATCCTTACAATATGAGCCTCTCCGGATTGGGTTTTTGTGACCAGAAGGTTTTTCTTGTCATTCCGGTCCTGACTTTCATTTTCCAGCCTATGTTCCACGCTAGAATCATCAGCCAGTGCTACAGCCGTTTTGCTTAGGTAACCCCAAAGCCTGCTTAGTCATGAAAAAAACATCATGACCTCATAGAAGTACACATATCAAGAACACAACTAATTGATTAAATGGCAGCTATAATACCATGCAACAAATTTTGCACTATCATCACCAAGAAAGGCCTCCAAATCATCGCGTGCTTGATACTGATGTTTCCCATTACAAACTAAAATTACAATGTACTCCTTTAGTCAGGGAGAACAGAAAAGAAGAATTATCAGTCATTATGCAATCAACAGCTATAAAGCATCTTGTttatattaacatgaaaacaaacATACCAAGAACTCAAACAGTCGAATCTTGTGTATTTGGCAAAACATGCAATGAAAACTCACGGTTATCCTACCAACTACACTAAAGAGAGTGACGTAGTCCTCAAACCTGGCATACAACATACCAACATAAAGAACTGGGAAAGTTGCCATCTATAGCCAACATTAACTTATCAAGTGACGAGGCCAAGGTTGTGCTTCAATATTTCTTTCTTTGAGACTATCAAACTAAGACCCAAAAAATCCCTTTGCTAAATCCGTTTAACAGAAACCCTCAAGTCTCGCTCCAGGCAGACTTATAGGAGAACATGTCTAAAATCTAATGGAAACACATTGGGTATATGCAAGAAGGAACATAcacccttttcttttcttttcttttttgcaggTGAACATACACCCTTTTCAAAGGGAAATGATCACTAGATATGTGTTAAGACCTCTACTGCCCCTTCGCATGTCTTCTTATGCAAATATCCTCTTAATTATCATGAATTAGTCAAATCACCAATCTACAAATATAATTGAACAATTGAAATTGCACTGAACTACATGTGTTCACTTTATCTCAAGGTGATGTGAAAACATTACAATCCATTTTACAGCCTTCAATACTACTCCCCCCATTCACAGATATAAGATGTTTTGGCTATTTCAAtaaggactacatacggactgaaatgagtgaacaaacacactaaaacaTGTCCATATGCAACCGATTCAGAAaaaagttagaacatcttatatttgtgatcgGAGGGGGTATTATACAATGTCTCTACAGTCTTCCATGTCAATGAAGCAGCACCCAGAAACATCTTAATCACCTAAAAAAACTGGTGAAAGTTAATACtgaacaaaactcatcataagtgtCCCGTCATATTTGACTCATAGATTCATATAAACCTAACTACAACAATACATTTATGCCTCAAACACGTTGGCTTTGTCACAGTTAGGTGTTGGTGACATTATGAATTATGCTTTATGAAATATCTATAGGCTTGTGTACTATAATGCTTAATTTGCAAATTGTATGGTGCAACAATGGAGCAGAGGCACACAAAAAATAATTATGTGAATTACAAAAGGTTAATGACCTGTGAAATAGGAATCAAGGTTATCAGCGACAAAAGGAGGTAGGTGTGTCAAATTGATAAGGACTGTTTATGAGGGTTAAGAGAACACACTGGTCCATTATGACAGAAAACTACTTCAGATATATCTTGGCACCACTGCGGATGCGGTTGAGGCTGGGACGAAACCAATAAGAAGGCTTGCATTTCTGAATTGTGATCCTGGGAAGTCCATACCTAACTTCTATAGAGTTCCTAGGGAAAGTCGAACAAGCCAAATGTTCCAGATAGATAGTCTAATCTATCACCACTCCAACTTAAATTTCAGTTCGGTGCCAATCACTCGACCCAGGCAGAGCATTCAACAAACAAGCACACGCATATAGTCCATTCGGAGCCACCCCCAATCCCCTTGGTGCTGCCCCAGACGCGGAGGCCCGCCCGTCCACACTCATATCGTGGCATTCCCGGGACCAATTAGCACACGGAACCACGCAGGACCGAGCTGCAACCGCATCCCCCCACCAAATATCCGCACTGGCAAGTTCTAGGGCTCGCGTGCGTGCGAGAGAAGGACGGGGATATTTGGGGCAGTACCGCGAGGGTCTCGTCGGAGTAGTTGCCGAGGAATCGGGGGAGCACGTCGGCGACGGCGGAGCGGAGGTCAGCAGCGGCCGGCGAGCGCCGATCCATGCGGAACGACCGCTCCTCGGCAGCGAACACCCGCCGGAGCCGCCGCTGCAGCTGCTCATCCGCATCCGCCTCCTGCCCCATCTTTCCGCCTTTTGGGAAAAGGCAGTGCCCGTGGGTGAGAATCTTCGAGCGACTACTGGGGCCAGTCGCTACTGTATGTGTCAGCGTCAGCCTGCGTGCGTGCAACCGGTGTCCTTTTTTTTTTTTAGCAATGCAACCGGTGTTCTGGCGTTTGTTTTCAGGTTTTATGGGCAGTGCTGTTCGCCGGCGCGTCCGTCGAAACTTTCTGCCGGCCGCGTCCGGGCCGCCCAATCCATCAACCCCGCGCGTCCGTACTGTTGGATCTTCATGCAACTTTTTTTCTCtgatgcagcaaaatttcgatgcgaTATAGCAATTTTTTCAACGATTGCAACAAAATTAGACGTTTTAAGTCGTGTGCTtgtattatttttgaatttattttaagATTTTCGACGATGCGTTTTTAATAAAATTAGTTGCTTTCGTCGACGACTAGGTGTCTACGATGACTTtataaatcttaagatgatatgtCGGTTCATAGGAATAGAGTGTGTGTGCGCGTTTATAGAGATGAGTATATGCATATGTATATAAGCGTTTGCGTCTGTATTTTGATAAAAAAAATCTTTTGAAAAAAAATGGATATCGATTGTTTATGTGTGGGCTGCATTTTGTAAAATATTTGTCATGTAGCCCTTTTTACTTTGCTGTTTATTCTAATTAGTAAACTGTAGATCAACAAATGAATTTGTAAATAATGCTCATGGTCCTTCCTCAGAACGAGCACATTGCATGCAATGTTCAACCACAACACAAAAGCAAACATTTTCCTCCTTTTATTCTTACAAACACCATGCACTCATTTAGCCCCTTTTTTCATTAAACTTGTCGTTGGTCACCTTCTCTATCTATACATCATTCAACATTTCTATCTATTCCCCTTGGCTCTGCATAACACGAGTAATATGGTGACCTGCAAGAGAATGAAGTGATGCATTAATTATCTCAATCATTTTGTGCCTCTCTACACTTCACTTACTACAATGATTTAAATTTAAATTGCTAGCCATAGCTAAGCTATATCTGCGTTATAGCTTTCTGGGAGACTAAGAACGAAGTTGTCAACTATAGCTAAAGCAATTGTTTTGAAGTGTGCGTGTGCCAGAAATATCATCTAATCATTTGTATCATCTAATCATTTGTTCACGTAAATTTAATTCGGAAGGCAAATGTCATCTATCAATTGCAAGATTTCTATATGCTTAGAGATGTCAGGTACACTTATATATATGGAAGGATTTCCAGCAATAATGCATATGGAAAAAATCATGATCACTTTTCTGACCTCGTGCATGACAAGCAACATTGCACCAAGTTGCATGTCGCTGCTAGAACATCTTCAGTGATCGTGCTCTTAGTCCGTACCTTGTTGTCCAGAAAGCAAGGTCTTGTAATTACACATGATCTTTTGGAGTGCCTCTCTTTCATATTCATTTTCTGTAAGACAATATTATATGCCATTGTTTTGAGTTTATAGGAAACAACTCTGATTGAACTTTACATTTCGCTTTCCAACTGCAAAAGTAAATGTATGATGGATCCAAGAAAATAATGAGGGACTAAATTGTGGTTCATTTAGTAATTCACCACTATTTATGTAACATGTAACATTAGGGTTCTCTTGTGACAAGAGATtgactattttttttgtttcatacATCATGGATGCTTCCAATGGAAAAAAAACAAATTGTTGCTTATGTACATACATACGTGCTCTTTTCCAGGCATTAAGTGTTGCAACCTCTCACAGACATCGGCCTAACCCTCCAAAGCAAGATGTGTCTTGTCAAAAAAAGATCATAACATGTTGTTGCTTTGCATAAAGTAGTAAGATAAAAGCATTGTTTAATGATCATGGCTATTGAAGAAGATAAGCACAAGATTAATGTGAAGTTGTTGTAAGGGGTGTGAGTTTTTTTAGCAAAGAACATACACAAGGGATACCGGACCAATTGTTCAAATCACTAACCATCGTCATGTAAGAAGGTAATACAAAGAGGCAGCGGCTCGCCTTGGTTTCCTGTGGAGGAACCAAAGACCATGCAGGAAGATCCAACCGTGTTGCTCATTGCTTGTTAGTACAAAACACATATATGTGCATATGTGCCGCTTAGGCAGGCAGAGCAAAATATCCGCCTAACACCTTGAACCTAATTCTTTCTTTGACATATTTGTATGTCGTAGTCGGGGACACCCCTTCCTGTCGGGGGACCTCCGTGTCGGCACCAACTCCAGTGATGCCCCTTTCAATCAGCATCAAGCTCAAGGAGAACACGCCACCACACATTTAATGACTAAAAATGCAATATAAATGTTTAGTAAATAAATCCTACCAAAACGTTTGAGGCATGCACATTGCAGACGGGTGGCGAGGCGAGGGTGCGGGAGGGAGGTCAAGGTGGTGGGGGCAcagggagggggcggcgcggggtggggagattggggagagagagagaggtggggagtGGGGGAGAGAGGTGGGGagtggtggagagagagaggtagcgAACGGTGGGGAGCTCCATTATGTGcacatcccctttgtcgtctgctagcagacagcaaagagggggaggcacatggcaaagaggtcGCGGCAGATGGCAAATTAGAGGCAGCTGATGGGAACCATCCATCCACGGTGTAGTGGGGCCGGTCtgggctctttgccgtttgtctgttccattttttccgtccgccagcagacggtaaagagcacattgatggcaaatagtatctttgccatcagccagctctttgttgtttgttttttggcagctgatggcaaagagcttatttgccatcagccagcacacgACAAAGATCAGGCAGATAACAAATTCTCTTATTCCTGTAGTGATTGGTGCTGAAacctctcacaaaacgcctatagaaaCTAGCGTGGCCAataaaactcctcacttgtgtgaccattTTGGGATGCGGCCAACTctgaatagcttcaatcttggctttatcaacttcaattccgtgtggagtaacaacatagccaagaaaagatactcggtcggtgcaaaaggtgcatttcccaaggttaccaaacaaacgtgcaacACGTAGAGCAAGAAAAACAACACACAGATGTTCCAAATGTTCCTCCATAGATCTACTATAAATTGgtatatcatcaaaatagactaccacaaatcatcCAATGGAAGCACATAAAACCtcgttcattaatctcatgaaagtgctaagtgcattagttaacccaaaaggcatgactaaccactcatataatccaaacttactttttaaaaattgttttccgttcat
This window encodes:
- the LOC123426433 gene encoding uncharacterized protein LOC123426433 isoform X1, with the protein product MGQEADADEQLQRRLRRVFAAEERSFRMDRRSPAAADLRSAVADVLPRFLGNYSDETLAEYIVILVCNGKHQYQARDDLEAFLGDDSAKFVAWLWGYLSKTAVALADDSSVEHRLENESQDRNDKKNLLVTKTQSGEAHIVNSNILVPQEHNGLHKLDLTKGQNVAQRRISSTVIISPKMLAGDECYWEGQHQKKDWSSTGGRSSSMRQSGVAAKTEHTLMQEEPHDEHLGGNSSTRRFPVAVGTDDGEVPESMRRPRNVWDRLGKPATEDQGLPTETDNMHVENIMHKKAKLMVSEHERRCLVNSSTEGDLFDRANSGNFSSSYPDVNTAHAHEPREKSNRSRLTGRLNFGDVERNRHQVGDVISQKSTSTLPVKSFGSQSLNEFTSEVKSSPASVSEPARHANSLKGHVSASDKLSQLNMRLNSGTDVLQSQQISSPAQSKSGSSVREDGVNYSNKPVKDEMLDVKLKLKQVELDMLKLRSKQAQINNGKQGALPSGPHSNLEEDADARTVLVTNVHFAATKEALSTHFMKCGTVLKLNMLTDAITGHPKGAAFVTFADKESIGRALSLSGTSFYSRVLTVMRKAEAPPGFLASIQQIGRPLPWNSPPFQKGVSPKQSSGHHLQWKREQSVMENSPANCPTD
- the LOC123426433 gene encoding uncharacterized protein LOC123426433 isoform X2, yielding MRMSSCSGGSGGCSLPRSGRSAWIGARRPLLTSAPPSPTCSPDSSATTPTRPSRLWGYLSKTAVALADDSSVEHRLENESQDRNDKKNLLVTKTQSGEAHIVNSNILVPQEHNGLHKLDLTKGQNVAQRRISSTVIISPKMLAGDECYWEGQHQKKDWSSTGGRSSSMRQSGVAAKTEHTLMQEEPHDEHLGGNSSTRRFPVAVGTDDGEVPESMRRPRNVWDRLGKPATEDQGLPTETDNMHVENIMHKKAKLMVSEHERRCLVNSSTEGDLFDRANSGNFSSSYPDVNTAHAHEPREKSNRSRLTGRLNFGDVERNRHQVGDVISQKSTSTLPVKSFGSQSLNEFTSEVKSSPASVSEPARHANSLKGHVSASDKLSQLNMRLNSGTDVLQSQQISSPAQSKSGSSVREDGVNYSNKPVKDEMLDVKLKLKQVELDMLKLRSKQAQINNGKQGALPSGPHSNLEEDADARTVLVTNVHFAATKEALSTHFMKCGTVLKLNMLTDAITGHPKGAAFVTFADKESIGRALSLSGTSFYSRVLTVMRKAEAPPGFLASIQQIGRPLPWNSPPFQKGVSPKQSSGHHLQWKREQSVMENSPANCPTD